One Brevibacillus choshinensis genomic window carries:
- a CDS encoding IDEAL domain-containing protein: MEWPNFYSNAYGTNNQMVSGLLSEMVIDEQMRQYRKRTLYQEIDEALAAKNKEVFLRLTDELKEIMAYEQA, from the coding sequence ATGGAGTGGCCAAATTTCTATTCCAACGCGTACGGAACAAACAATCAAATGGTATCCGGTTTGCTCTCTGAAATGGTGATAGACGAGCAGATGCGCCAGTATCGAAAGCGTACATTGTACCAGGAAATTGACGAAGCTCTGGCAGCCAAAAACAAAGAAGTGTTCTTGCGCCTGACGGATGAATTAAAGGAAATCATGGCGTACGAGCAAGCCTAA
- a CDS encoding ubiquinol-cytochrome c reductase iron-sulfur subunit gives MGDKREMSRRTFLNYALMGTGGFLAAGMITPMIRFAVDPLLQGHAGGDKVAVGSPDEFSAEPKRVEFKVHTKDGWYESESTLSAWVTKNDKGEILALSPICKHLGCTVDWNTSPEHPNQYFCPCHMGRYTINGEHILGTPPTVSLDEYETEVKDGKLYLGKVKGNPRPGVTG, from the coding sequence ATGGGCGACAAACGCGAAATGTCCAGACGTACATTCTTGAACTACGCTCTGATGGGAACTGGCGGGTTCCTTGCAGCGGGTATGATCACTCCAATGATTCGCTTTGCGGTTGACCCCTTGCTACAAGGACATGCAGGTGGAGATAAAGTGGCAGTCGGCAGTCCGGATGAGTTTAGTGCCGAGCCGAAGCGTGTTGAATTTAAGGTACATACCAAGGACGGTTGGTATGAATCAGAATCTACGCTGTCTGCATGGGTAACCAAAAACGACAAGGGTGAGATCCTCGCTCTGTCCCCGATCTGTAAGCATTTGGGTTGTACAGTAGACTGGAATACGAGTCCTGAACATCCAAATCAGTATTTCTGTCCGTGCCACATGGGCCGTTATACCATTAACGGTGAACACATCTTGGGAACACCTCCGACAGTATCCCTCGATGAGTACGAGACGGAAGTAAAAGATGGAAAGCTGTATCTGGGGAAAGTAAAAGGAAATCCTCGTCCGGGGGTGACAGGCTAA
- a CDS encoding DUF2487 family protein, with product MQWNVSEIENWEELRSFVDTALLPIYLYRDGLGVNEHVLRMNYLLNVAAGIEQKLKGRVLLFPVSYHFAEEQHAQQTPNGFAYKVLLHFRNDRVRAVEEEHGHVLNLSVGDEDLESSLRFEVTVDILYKEIIRHWQARSAQ from the coding sequence ATGCAGTGGAATGTGAGTGAAATCGAAAACTGGGAGGAGCTGCGGAGTTTTGTAGACACCGCACTTCTCCCTATTTATTTGTATCGTGATGGACTTGGCGTGAATGAGCATGTCCTGCGGATGAACTATTTGCTGAATGTAGCGGCAGGCATCGAGCAAAAGCTCAAAGGAAGGGTTCTTTTATTTCCGGTAAGCTATCATTTTGCTGAAGAACAGCATGCCCAGCAAACCCCGAATGGATTCGCCTACAAGGTCCTGCTGCATTTTCGCAATGATCGCGTTCGGGCAGTGGAAGAAGAGCATGGGCATGTCCTGAATCTGTCCGTCGGGGATGAAGACCTCGAATCATCCTTGCGCTTCGAAGTGACGGTCGATATCTTGTATAAGGAAATAATTCGCCATTGGCAGGCAAGAAGTGCGCAATAG